Proteins encoded in a region of the Dehalococcoidales bacterium genome:
- a CDS encoding long-chain fatty acid--CoA ligase has product MTVRQEDGDNMTLPWLNSYDKGVPPGINYPGTTLQALLDETSDRYPDHTAIIFMGKKITYHELRRLVNRFAASLRRLGVSKGDKVVLFLPNSPQFVIAYYGILKAGAVVVPANPLYVDRELLHLLEDSGARTVITLDLKALFGKVNSVKQRAGLQHIIISGLQEFLPFPKNILFPIVKHKEIASPAGNSIIRMRDLLTEETRVDAVEPEVRHDDVAVTLYTGGTTGVPKGVCLTHDNLIANLLQCHHWMPDVSHGNEVFLTVLPVFHAFSMTTSMNWPVYVGGTMILLPRFEAASLLEALNKHRPTLLMGVPAVFHTIIHYPELHRYDLSSLRFCFSGADTLPAAVQQEFEHLTGCKLVEGYGLTETSPVVTCNPVYGKRKGIGLPLPDTTCRIVDMDNGAPLQSGQDGELVVRGPQVMREYCHNPEETAKILKDGCLYTGDIARMDEDGYFEFIGRKKDMIKVQRTDYITAYKVYPADVEEILLKHDKVLEAAVIGVPDAVQGERIAAYVILRPGADTTAGELVSFCRQYLAEYKVPSQIEFINVLPKNMLGKVLRNELRQRAS; this is encoded by the coding sequence ATGACAGTACGCCAAGAGGACGGGGATAATATGACACTACCGTGGTTAAATTCCTACGACAAAGGCGTACCGCCAGGCATCAACTACCCCGGGACGACGCTCCAGGCCTTGCTGGACGAAACCTCAGACAGATACCCTGACCATACCGCGATTATCTTTATGGGTAAAAAGATCACCTACCACGAGTTACGGAGACTGGTCAATCGATTCGCCGCTTCTCTCCGGCGGCTGGGTGTCTCGAAGGGGGATAAAGTAGTCCTCTTCCTGCCTAATTCGCCGCAGTTCGTTATCGCTTACTACGGTATTTTGAAGGCCGGTGCTGTGGTTGTGCCGGCTAATCCCCTGTACGTAGACAGAGAACTGCTCCATTTGCTGGAAGATTCCGGGGCCAGGACGGTGATAACCCTTGATTTGAAGGCTTTATTTGGCAAGGTGAACTCGGTTAAGCAGAGAGCCGGGCTGCAACACATCATCATCAGCGGCCTGCAGGAATTCCTGCCATTTCCCAAAAACATCCTTTTCCCAATAGTGAAACATAAAGAGATTGCGTCTCCCGCCGGGAACAGCATCATCCGGATGCGAGATTTGCTGACTGAGGAAACGCGGGTGGATGCCGTTGAGCCGGAGGTCAGACATGACGATGTGGCGGTGACACTTTATACGGGAGGCACTACCGGGGTGCCTAAAGGGGTCTGTCTGACCCACGATAACCTGATTGCCAACCTCCTTCAATGCCATCACTGGATGCCTGACGTCAGCCACGGCAACGAGGTCTTCCTCACCGTGTTACCCGTATTCCACGCCTTTTCAATGACCACTTCGATGAACTGGCCCGTGTATGTTGGGGGAACAATGATACTTCTGCCAAGGTTTGAGGCAGCCAGTTTACTTGAAGCCCTCAACAAGCACCGCCCCACGTTGCTCATGGGTGTACCGGCAGTATTCCACACTATCATCCACTACCCGGAACTCCACCGCTATGACCTGTCATCCTTGCGTTTTTGCTTCAGCGGGGCTGATACCTTGCCCGCTGCCGTCCAGCAGGAGTTCGAGCACCTTACCGGGTGCAAGCTGGTCGAAGGCTATGGCCTGACCGAAACTTCACCCGTAGTAACCTGCAACCCGGTTTACGGGAAAAGAAAGGGTATTGGTTTGCCTCTGCCGGACACGACCTGTCGAATAGTTGACATGGACAACGGGGCTCCGCTTCAATCCGGGCAAGATGGCGAACTGGTAGTCCGGGGACCGCAGGTAATGCGAGAGTACTGCCATAACCCGGAGGAAACCGCGAAAATATTAAAGGATGGGTGCCTCTATACAGGGGATATCGCGCGAATGGATGAAGACGGCTATTTCGAATTTATCGGGCGCAAGAAGGATATGATCAAGGTGCAAAGGACTGACTACATCACCGCCTATAAGGTCTACCCCGCGGATGTGGAAGAGATCCTGCTAAAGCACGATAAAGTGCTGGAAGCAGCCGTGATTGGTGTCCCCGATGCGGTACAGGGTGAACGCATTGCGGCCTACGTCATTTTGCGCCCAGGCGCAGACACTACAGCCGGAGAGCTGGTAAGTTTCTGCCGGCAATACCTGGCGGAGTACAAAGTCCCCTCGCAGATTGAATTCATCAATGTCCTGCCTAAAAACATGCTTGGCAAGGTGCTGCGAAATGAATTAAGGCAGCGAGCTTCATAA
- a CDS encoding hemerythrin domain-containing protein, with product MSVKKPTELLKEEHQAVLEKLAALESAIGNLEQRESISASLRELASFFEVDFWVHFDKEEKALFPEFDNFMPRGSGPLAVMLDEHEVLRDTNEAMQQAIGSYLGDEDSAEVRQAIRQYGSHFIEFLRGHIFKEDSILFSMADMHLNPAQNDRVVNLFVEMDRASQSRSRKEG from the coding sequence ATGAGCGTAAAGAAGCCAACCGAATTATTAAAGGAAGAACATCAGGCTGTGCTGGAGAAGCTGGCCGCGCTGGAAAGTGCCATTGGAAATCTGGAGCAGAGAGAAAGTATCTCAGCAAGCTTAAGAGAGCTTGCCTCGTTTTTCGAGGTTGATTTTTGGGTACACTTCGATAAGGAAGAGAAGGCTCTTTTCCCCGAGTTTGATAACTTTATGCCCCGGGGTAGCGGACCGCTCGCAGTGATGCTGGACGAGCATGAAGTGCTGAGGGACACCAACGAGGCAATGCAGCAGGCCATTGGCAGTTATCTTGGCGATGAAGATAGTGCTGAAGTGAGGCAAGCAATAAGGCAATACGGGTCTCATTTTATTGAATTTCTCAGGGGCCATATCTTCAAAGAAGACAGCATATTGTTTAGCATGGCGGATATGCACCTGAATCCGGCACAGAATGACAGGGTGGTCAATCTTTTCGTCGAGATGGACAGAGCGAGTCAATCCAGATCACGCAAAGAAGGGTAA